In the genome of Ictalurus furcatus strain D&B chromosome 13, Billie_1.0, whole genome shotgun sequence, one region contains:
- the LOC128617184 gene encoding CD276 antigen homolog isoform X1, translating to METDLMRCFYLLLLMVICDGFHVHGPSDPLIVQLGGSVMLPCFVETPLPMQELEIEWKRNDSETLVHLWQNGESHPDSQNPSYRERAHFFIEEIAQGNLSLLLMNVTREDTGVYKCAVYTNHDSYETLIEIKEIERLIVSGAHVISAYAGEDITLNCSVDSHIPAENIEQVLWMKMDGEILVLLYEHGEVHTDSSHERYMDRVELFSAEERNKGNFSLRLKDVRTDDKGLYTCSAFSGAFSDNTTVEVQQLGFSSMHVGIFVLCALGFVIGSLILGYFSYTSFKNHDDSRRALAIQLGHVICPNITMVLVFILWSVTDGFFTEAATCSALNGVRILFLLWIALHLKTFEGYPGQLINRLAIQLQYAVISVVVYSPLVVDIWYNVNTGGKVGLLICLLLGPLSTLLYILYLITSVLVLRTTLYYSWYFIYLSQQVNNSVL from the exons ATGGAGACTGATCTGATGCGTTGTTTTTATCTGTTGCTGTTGATGGTCATCTGTGACG GGTTCCATGTCCATGGTCCGTCTGATCCTCTCATTGTCCAGCTGGGAGGCTCAGTGATGCTGCCCTGCTTTGTAGAAACTCCTCTACCAATGCAAGAACTGGAAATAGAGTGGAAAAGAAATGACTCTGAAACTCTAGTGCACTTGTGGCAGAATGGAGAGAGTCATCCGGATTCTCAGAACCCGAGTTATCGTGAAAGAGCTCATTTCTTCATTGAGGAGATCGCTCAGGGaaacctctctctcttgcttatGAACGTGACCCGGGAAGACACAGGAGTTTATAAGTGTGCTGTTTACACAAACCATGACTCCTATGAAACTCTGATTGAAATAAAGGAGATTG AGCGTTTGATCGTGTCTGGAGCCCACGTCATATCTGCGTATGCGGGTgaagatatcactctgaattgCTCTGTAGACTCACATATCCCAGCGGAAAATATAGAACAGGTCTTATGgatgaaaatggatggagagatcTTAGTGCTGCTCTATGAACATGGTGAGGTCCACACAGACTCGTCCCATGAGAGATACATGGACAGAGTGGAATTGTTCAGTgctgaagaaagaaacaaaggaaaCTTCTCATTGAGACTGAAGGATGTCCGAACTGACGATAAAGGGCTGTATACATGTTCAGCATTCTCTGGGGCATTCTCAGATAACACAACTGTGGAAGTGCAGCAGCTGG GTTTTTCCTCTATGCATGTTggaatttttgttttatgtgcACTGGGATTTGTAATTGGATCACTTATCCTAGGATACTTCTCTTATACATCTTTTAAAAACCATG ATGACAGCAGAAGAGCCCTAGCTATACAATTGGGACATGTAATTTGTCCTAATATTACTATGGTCCTTGTCTTCATACTTTGGAGTGTTACTGACG GGTTTTTTACAGAAGCAGCAACTTGTTCAGCACTGAACGGTGTTCGGATCCTTTTTCTACTTTGGATTGCTCTCCACTTGAAAACATTTGAAG GTTATCCCGGCCAATTAATTAACCGCTTGGCAATTCAACTACAATATGCAGTGATaagtgttgttgtttattcAC CTCTTGTTGTGGATATCTGGTATAATGTAAACACTGGAGGGAAAGTGGGGCTTCTGATATGTCTGCTACTGGGGCCACTTTCTACTcttctgtatattctgtatCTTATCACTAGTG TTCTGGTGTTGAGGACAACATTATACTATTCatggtattttatttatctttcacAACAAGTGAATAATTCAGTTCtgtaa